From Caldicellulosiruptor hydrothermalis 108, a single genomic window includes:
- the radA gene encoding DNA repair protein RadA: MKMKSVYVCQECGFKTSKWLGRCPNCSSWDTFVLERIDQNKKETISISKENSAVLKLSNVSTKEERFLSGIEELDTVIGGGFVKGELVLLGGEPGIGKSTLLLQVANILSGRMKVLYVSGEEGANQLKVRAQRLNIDGNFDVVCETNFDLVKNIILETKPEFVIIDSIQTMYMPENQSAPGSVTQVRDVTMQLLKIAKTYKITAVIVGHVTKDGLIAGPRVLEHMVDCVLYFEGERFNTYRVIRAYKNRFGPTNQLGIFEMTDGGLVEVKNPSSIFLESSYNVEGVAIYSAIEGTRSILLEIQALTTPTSFGTPRRTVTGIDYNRCVMLCAVLEKKIGLALNSQDIYVNVAGGFKVSEPAADLAIVCAIASSYKGIPIGDTVLIGEVGLTGEIRAVSNIEKRLNEAKKLGFKRAIVPKRNMERIQTDSMLEVFGMSNIEEVLNFIF; this comes from the coding sequence ATGAAGATGAAAAGTGTTTATGTATGCCAGGAGTGCGGCTTTAAAACCTCAAAATGGCTTGGAAGATGTCCAAACTGTTCAAGCTGGGATACCTTTGTGCTTGAAAGAATAGACCAAAACAAAAAAGAAACTATCTCTATTTCAAAAGAGAACTCAGCAGTATTAAAACTTTCTAATGTCAGCACAAAAGAAGAAAGATTTTTATCTGGCATAGAAGAGCTGGATACTGTCATTGGTGGCGGATTTGTAAAGGGAGAGCTTGTTTTGCTTGGTGGTGAGCCGGGGATTGGAAAGTCAACCCTGCTGTTGCAGGTTGCAAATATATTAAGTGGAAGAATGAAGGTTTTGTATGTATCAGGCGAGGAAGGAGCAAACCAGCTAAAAGTTCGAGCACAAAGGCTCAATATAGATGGAAACTTTGATGTTGTGTGTGAAACCAATTTTGATTTAGTAAAAAATATTATCTTAGAAACAAAACCAGAGTTTGTTATAATTGATTCTATCCAGACAATGTATATGCCAGAAAACCAGTCAGCACCTGGAAGTGTAACCCAGGTCAGAGATGTGACAATGCAGCTTTTGAAAATTGCAAAGACTTATAAAATCACAGCTGTAATTGTGGGGCATGTGACAAAAGATGGTCTTATTGCAGGACCGAGGGTTTTAGAACACATGGTTGACTGTGTTTTGTATTTTGAAGGAGAGAGGTTTAACACCTATAGGGTAATCAGAGCTTACAAAAATAGATTTGGTCCTACAAACCAGCTTGGGATTTTTGAGATGACAGACGGTGGACTTGTTGAAGTAAAAAATCCTTCAAGCATTTTTTTAGAAAGCAGCTACAATGTTGAGGGTGTTGCTATTTATTCTGCAATAGAAGGAACAAGGTCTATTCTTTTAGAGATACAGGCCCTTACCACACCAACATCTTTTGGTACGCCAAGAAGAACAGTAACTGGAATTGATTATAACAGATGCGTGATGCTCTGTGCTGTGCTTGAAAAGAAGATTGGACTTGCGTTAAATAGTCAAGATATATATGTAAATGTCGCAGGTGGGTTTAAGGTTTCAGAGCCGGCAGCAGACCTTGCCATTGTGTGTGCAATAGCTTCAAGTTATAAAGGAATTCCTATTGGAGATACTGTATTAATAGGTGAAGTGGGTTTGACAGGCGAGATTAGAGCTGTGTCGAATATAGAAAAAAGATTGAATGAAGCAAAAAAGCTGGGGTTTAAAAGAGCTATCGTTCCAAAGAGAAATATGGAAAGAATTCAGACTGATAGCATGCTTGAAGTCTTTGGTATGTCAAATATAGAGGAAGTTTTGAATTTCATTTTTTAG
- a CDS encoding DUF1540 domain-containing protein: MPDRITCNVSDCMYWDNKRCTAPSIEVSVDGGGSSAHGTKEKTNCHTYQLRR; encoded by the coding sequence ATGCCAGACAGAATCACATGCAATGTTTCCGACTGCATGTACTGGGATAACAAAAGATGTACAGCACCATCAATTGAAGTTTCTGTAGATGGTGGCGGATCTTCTGCCCATGGAACAAAGGAAAAAACAAACTGTCACACCTACCAGCTTCGAAGATAA
- a CDS encoding 4Fe-4S double cluster binding domain-containing protein gives MLLEELKKMLLSEGASDVGFSSINQYLPDDLKMFKTCITVVIKLSDAIINQIVDSPTFTYYHHYKAVNNLIDLLTLKGVLFLESKGYFAMSVAASQSVHGKDNGFSGVLSHKIGAVLSGMGFIGKSNLFVHERFGPRVRLGTILTTYEPENEIKNNIIEPKCGDCNLCVVSCPAQAIYGRTWHLGIDRNEMIDPHACSSYMKEKFKFIGRGQVCGICMRVCPYGSEVKR, from the coding sequence ATGCTTTTGGAAGAACTTAAAAAGATGCTACTTAGCGAAGGTGCAAGTGATGTAGGATTTTCTTCCATAAATCAATATTTGCCAGATGATTTGAAGATGTTCAAAACTTGCATAACAGTGGTTATAAAGCTTTCAGATGCCATTATTAACCAAATTGTTGACTCTCCAACATTTACATACTATCACCACTACAAAGCTGTCAATAACCTCATTGACCTTTTGACCTTAAAAGGTGTGCTGTTTTTGGAATCAAAAGGATATTTTGCCATGAGCGTTGCTGCATCACAAAGTGTCCACGGCAAGGACAATGGGTTTTCGGGTGTGCTGTCACACAAAATAGGAGCGGTACTGTCTGGCATGGGTTTTATTGGGAAGAGTAATCTTTTTGTCCATGAAAGATTTGGGCCGCGTGTGCGCCTTGGGACAATTCTCACAACATATGAACCAGAAAATGAAATTAAAAATAATATTATTGAACCAAAATGTGGCGATTGTAATCTTTGTGTTGTGAGCTGTCCTGCACAGGCAATCTATGGAAGAACATGGCATTTAGGTATTGATAGGAACGAGATGATAGACCCCCATGCATGCAGCAGTTATATGAAGGAAAAGTTTAAGTTCATTGGGCGGGGTCAGGTGTGCGGCATATGCATGAGGGTCTGTCCTTATGGAAGTGAAGTCAAAAGATAG
- a CDS encoding glycosyltransferase, producing the protein MKVLHLISGGDTGGAKTHIINLCSKLKDVVSLKIICFMYGQFYEEVKNAGIDIDVIQQSSRFDLSVVDKIAHIVEAEGYDIIHCHGARANFIGMFLKRKIKNKPFITTVHSDFDLDFQDVFYKRVVFSYLNKLALKRFDYFVSVGSALIDKIKGLGIREDRIFLLYNGFDFSKEIHYVQKDEFLSKFLDRKVFDSKIVIGNLSRLYKVKGLDVFIKAANIIAKKYPDVIFLIGGSGPQKEFLKQMINEYNLNDRVFLLGSIKNPYDFFNSIDINVISSYSETFPYSILEATALEKCCISSKVGSVPDLIEDGKNGFLFDVGDYKGLAQKIEILLQNKDLIKEFGQLLSKKARERFSAENMARMQFEIYKSILSKK; encoded by the coding sequence ATGAAAGTTCTGCACCTTATAAGCGGTGGTGATACAGGGGGAGCAAAGACACATATAATAAACCTGTGTTCAAAGCTAAAAGATGTTGTCAGTCTTAAAATTATATGTTTCATGTATGGACAATTTTATGAAGAGGTAAAAAATGCTGGAATTGATATAGATGTTATTCAGCAATCTTCTCGATTTGACTTAAGCGTGGTTGACAAGATTGCGCATATTGTTGAGGCTGAAGGTTATGATATAATTCATTGCCACGGCGCAAGAGCAAATTTCATTGGAATGTTTCTAAAACGAAAAATCAAAAACAAGCCATTTATCACAACAGTACATAGCGATTTTGATTTAGATTTTCAAGATGTTTTTTATAAGAGAGTGGTGTTTTCATATCTGAACAAACTTGCTTTAAAAAGATTTGACTATTTTGTCTCTGTGGGCTCTGCACTAATTGACAAGATAAAAGGGCTTGGGATAAGAGAAGATAGGATTTTTCTTTTGTATAATGGTTTTGATTTTTCAAAAGAGATACATTATGTGCAAAAGGATGAGTTCTTATCAAAGTTTCTTGACAGAAAAGTATTTGATTCCAAAATAGTTATAGGAAACTTAAGCAGGTTATACAAGGTAAAAGGTTTGGATGTATTTATAAAAGCTGCAAATATAATAGCTAAAAAATATCCTGATGTCATTTTTTTAATTGGTGGAAGTGGTCCTCAAAAGGAGTTTTTAAAGCAAATGATAAATGAATACAATTTGAACGACAGGGTGTTTTTACTTGGCAGTATAAAAAATCCATATGACTTTTTTAATAGCATAGATATAAATGTCATCAGTTCATACTCTGAAACATTCCCATATTCAATCTTAGAAGCAACAGCACTTGAAAAGTGTTGCATATCAAGTAAAGTAGGTTCTGTGCCAGACCTAATTGAAGATGGGAAAAATGGTTTTTTATTTGACGTTGGAGATTATAAAGGGCTTGCTCAAAAGATAGAAATTCTTTTGCAAAATAAAGATCTCATCAAAGAGTTTGGACAACTTCTTTCTAAAAAAGCAAGAGAAAGGTTCTCTGCAGAAAATATGGCAAGGATGCAATTTGAGATTTATAAAAGCATACTTTCGAAAAAATAA